Proteins from one Rosa chinensis cultivar Old Blush chromosome 7, RchiOBHm-V2, whole genome shotgun sequence genomic window:
- the LOC121050419 gene encoding heterogeneous nuclear ribonucleoprotein 1-like: MGSLCLYFLFAGRDESTCKKSYQDVCCKDPRPQSVTEAKFRGHFGKYGEITDLYMPKDQGSKMHRGIGFITFENADSEENLMADTHELGGSNVVVD, translated from the exons ATGGGTTCTTTGtgcttatattttttgtttgcagGAAGAGATGAGAGCACCTGCAAGAAAAGTTACCAGGATGTTTGTTGCAAGGATCCCAGGCCACAATCTGTGACAGAAGCAAAATTTCGAGG TCATTTTGGGAAATATGGAGAGATAACAGATTTATACATGCCGAAG GATCAAGGCTCAAAAATGCATCGAGGAATTGGGTTTATTACCTTTGAAAATGCAG ACTCTGAGGAAAATTTAATGGCTGATACCCATGAATTGGGGGGTTCCAATGTAGTTGTTGATTGA
- the LOC112180455 gene encoding alcohol acyl transferase 1 allele GSa, translating into MALPCSLVFQVNRTQPQLITPARPTPRETKMLSDIDDQQGLRFQLPAITAFKNNPSMSNRKDPVQVIREAISRALVYYYPLAGRLREGPNRKLMVDCNGEGVLFVGANADVTLEEIGDAILPPCPVLEDFLCNIPGSDGILGCPLLLVQVTILRCGGFIVAVRLNHAMCDGPGLIQFWNAVGEMVQGKSAPSIPPVWEREVLNARDPPRITCTHHEYEEIIDGYSDKGSDAAVMVQKSFYFGPNEIRALKEHLPPHLSNCSTFDLITSCLWKCRTVALELNPKQVVRVSCIVNARGKRNSLGLPLGYYGNAFAYPAAVSEVKQLCESPLGYALELVIKAKNEMSEEYMRSVADLMVIRGRPPYTLTGNFTVSDNRRTSIGHVNLGLGEPTFSGPAKALKFLSFYIQHKKEKEDGILVPVCLPSWSMARFQQELEKMTQTTEKEICHCL; encoded by the exons ATGGCGTTGCCATGCTCCTTAGTATTTCAGGTTAATCGAACCCAGCCACAACTTATAACTCCAGCAAGGCCAACTCCTCGTGAAACAAAGATGCTGTCAGATATAGATGACCAGCAAGGCCTTAGGTTTCAGTTACCAGCCATCACAGCCTTCAAGAACAATCCTTCAATGTCGAACCGAAAAGACCCTGTTCAGGTGATCAGGGAAGCAATAAGTAGAGCATTGGTGTATTACTACCCTTTGGCAGGTAGGCTCAGGGAAGGGCCTAACAGAAAGCTTATGGTGGATTGCAACGGAGAAGGTGTCTTGTTCGTTGGGGCTAATGCTGACGTCACTCTCGAGGAAATTGGAGATGCTATTCTACCCCCTTGCCCTGTGTTAGAGGACTTCCTATGTAATATCCCGGGCTCGGATGGCATTCTTGGTTGCCCTTTGTTGTTAGTTCAG GTGACCATTTTGAGATGCGGAGGTTTCATAGTTGCAGTGCGCCTGAACCATGCAATGTGTGATGGGCCTGGATTGATCCAGTTCTGGAACGCAGTAGGGGAGATGGTTCAAGGAAAAAGTGCACCATCTATTCCACCAGTGTGGGAGCGAGAGGTCTTGAATGCCCGAGATCCACCACGAATTACATGTACACATCACGAATACGAGGAAATTATTGATGGATACTCAGATAAGGGCTCTGATGCGGCAGTAATGGTGCAAAAATCTTTCTACTTTGGTCCCAATGAGATAAGGGCCTTGAAGGAACATCTTCCACCACACCTTTCCAATTGCTCTACATTCGACCTTATAACATCGTGTTTGTGGAAGTGCCGCACAGTTGCACTAGAACTTAATCCGAAACAGGTTGTTCGGGTTTCGTGCATAGTAAATGCACGTGGGAAGCGCAACAGTCTAGGTCTTCCTTTGGGTTACTACGGCAATGCATTCGCATACCCAGCTGCTGTTTCGGAAGTGAAACAATTGTGTGAAAGTCCGTTGGGATATGCACTGGAGTTGGTGATCAAGGCAAAAAATGAAATGAGTGAAGAGTACATGAGATCAGTGGCAGATCTTATGGTCATAAGAGGACGGCCTCCATATACATTGACCGGGAACTTCACAGTTTCAGATAATAGACGCACTAGCATTGGACATGTCAACTTGGGGTTGGGAGAGCCAACGTTTTCTGGACCTGCCAAGGCCTTGAAGTTTCTTAGTTTCTATATTCAgcacaaaaaggaaaaagaggacGGGATTTTGGTGCCAGTGTGCTTGCCATCGTGGAGTATGGCGAGATTTCAGCAGGAACTCGAGAAGATGAC tcagacaacagaaaaagaaatttgtcATTGTCTG